The proteins below are encoded in one region of Thermosulfurimonas marina:
- a CDS encoding PASTA domain-containing protein: protein MKKVWLLLGPIFFLILAGALMRPLTGAGKAEAPFLERTEVLDREGRVLFRMEKRARVYYLRSGPLPSRLKPYVHRPLSGPPPLLVAVDLSPKEARSLQGISGVLVEEYSRPRLLGGAAFEGILPELFHRADLEGRRTRLTLSWDLQESLYRAVRAEGLLGGAVLDLARGEVLALVPGRKGVFLHSLFRVRPSSGAGVFGRATGLELPEALGSYWPGGEALATPLQLARALAAHLCGRPPQWHLLRRTNPGVLVCPAPGKIHEKEYTYQEKGRWLRVKLIPEKAPRGALLLLGEGAPTAQVPRGLVAQLEDFWGEKRLMPEEEGFPDLRGVSLRAALEVLQPHGVEVEFRGFGRVIQQWPAPGTPWSRVKRCRLVLRDET, encoded by the coding sequence GTGAAGAAGGTCTGGCTTCTCTTGGGCCCGATCTTTTTTTTGATTTTGGCCGGGGCCTTGATGCGCCCCCTCACCGGGGCCGGAAAGGCCGAGGCCCCCTTCCTGGAGCGCACGGAGGTTCTGGATCGGGAGGGCCGGGTCCTTTTCCGGATGGAAAAAAGGGCTCGGGTCTATTATCTGCGCTCGGGTCCCCTTCCCTCTAGGCTCAAGCCCTATGTGCACCGACCTCTCTCCGGACCCCCGCCCCTTCTGGTAGCCGTGGACCTTTCTCCGAAGGAGGCCCGAAGTCTTCAGGGGATCTCGGGAGTTCTGGTCGAAGAATATTCCCGGCCCAGACTTCTGGGAGGGGCGGCCTTTGAGGGGATTCTTCCGGAGCTTTTCCATCGGGCCGACCTTGAAGGCCGGCGCACCCGCCTTACCCTTTCCTGGGATCTCCAAGAAAGTCTTTACCGGGCGGTTCGGGCCGAGGGACTTTTGGGTGGGGCAGTGCTGGATTTGGCCCGGGGAGAGGTCTTGGCCTTGGTGCCCGGAAGGAAGGGAGTCTTTTTGCACAGTCTTTTTCGGGTAAGGCCCTCCTCGGGGGCCGGGGTCTTTGGAAGGGCCACGGGCCTTGAGCTCCCGGAGGCCCTGGGGAGCTATTGGCCGGGCGGGGAAGCCCTGGCCACCCCTCTTCAGCTGGCCCGAGCCTTAGCGGCCCATCTCTGTGGTCGTCCCCCGCAGTGGCATCTCCTGAGAAGAACCAACCCCGGGGTCCTGGTCTGTCCGGCTCCGGGAAAAATTCACGAAAAGGAGTATACTTATCAGGAAAAGGGGCGCTGGCTCCGGGTAAAGCTTATCCCTGAAAAGGCCCCCAGGGGGGCGCTTCTCCTCCTGGGGGAAGGAGCGCCCACGGCCCAGGTTCCCCGGGGCCTTGTGGCCCAACTGGAGGACTTTTGGGGAGAAAAGAGGCTTATGCCGGAGGAAGAGGGGTTTCCGGATCTGCGGGGGGTCAGCCTGCGGGCGGCCCTAGAGGTCCTTCAACCCCACGGAGTAGAGGTGGAGTTTCGAGGATTCGGTCGGGTGATCCAGCAGTGGCCTGCTCCCGGCACCCCCTGGTCCCGGGTCAAACGGTGTCGGTTGGTGTTGCGCGATGAGACTTGA